The following are encoded in a window of Pangasianodon hypophthalmus isolate fPanHyp1 chromosome 14, fPanHyp1.pri, whole genome shotgun sequence genomic DNA:
- the oafa gene encoding out at first protein homolog has translation MLARFGSQGSVGVILYLWALVLRAGLCSELKVRVRLADGRITEELLEADSERDSITLEYRQADGTLITFVADLKQDVKIFRALILGELERGQSQYQAMCFITRLSHNEIISSESMARLRQKNPHTIRTAEERRPTETLSMNVAVNVTLAWQLSALIYNTCSVARDAVYTREADMRHWLDTGIEGSVFETLPQAVEAPGLQSCRSVKDLWQSCSCSYSMRLEWYPCLLKYCRNKDPLGHGAPYKCGIKSCSKGYDFTYYTPHKQLCLWEEET, from the exons ATGTTGGCGCGGTTCGGGTCGCAGGGGTCAGTTGGAGTCATCTTGTACCTCTGGGCTTTAGTGCTCAGGGCTGGTTTGTGCTCCGAGCTGAAAGTCAGGGTTCGACTCGCTGATGGCCGGATCActgaggagctgctggaggcGGACAGTGAGAGAGACTCCATCACACTGGAGTACAGGCAGGCTGACGGCACACTCATCACTTTCGTGGCAGACCTTAAACAG gATGTGAAGATCTTCCGGGCATTGATTCTGGGAGAGTTGGAGAGAGGGCAGAGCCAGTACCAGGCAATGTGCTTCATCACACGCCTCAGCCACAATGAGATCATCTCCAGCGAGTCCATGGCCAGACTCCGGCAG aaaaacccacacacaataAGGACGGCGGAGGAGAGGAGGCCGACGGAGACGCTCAGCATGAACGTGGCGGTTAATGTGACGCTAGCGTGGCAGCTGAGTGCCCTCATCTACAACACGTGCAGTGTGGCGCGCGACGCCGTGTACACGCGTGAGGCCGACATGCGCCACTGGCTGGACACAG GTATCGAGGGCTCCGTGTTTGAGACCCTACCTCAGGCTGTGGAGGCTCCTGGGCTGCAGAGCTGCCGCTCGGTAAAAGATCTTTGGCAGTCTTGTTCCTGCAGCTATAGCATGAGGCTTGAGTGGTACCCGTGCCTACTCAAGTATTGCCGCAACAAGGACCCCTTAGGCCACGGTGCCCCGTACAAGTGTGGCATCAAGAGCTGCAGCAAAGGCTATGACTTTACATACTACACGCCTCATAAACAGCTCTGTCTGTGGGAGGAGGAGACTTAG
- the tlcd5a gene encoding TLC domain-containing protein 5a codes for MSLLVLGVGVCLAGWIALYALLCYTNGSCGYEWNCRLVTLFHGILAVCITAYIGYIDGPWPFTYPGTKNTPLQITAMVLSLGYFIFDMAWCVYFQTEGLVMLAHHTMSILGILLTLWLGESGIESCAVIFGSEITNPLLQTRWFLKHSGRYNTFLGDFVDVLFVLLFVIMRVFVGGAMLYCELISPRPKFIIKCGGVAMYVLSWVFVADIFRFAYRKSSVKFQHWKNPVQVRADINGQEIKRD; via the exons ATGTCGCTGCTGGTTCTTGGAGTAGGTGTTTGCTTGGCCGGGTGGATCGCTCTTTATGCGCTGCTGTGTTACACAAACGGCTCTTGTGGGTATGAATGGAACTGTCGGCTGGTCACACTGTTTCACGGCATCTTAGCAGTGTGTATAACTGCCTACATAGGCTACATAGATGGACCATGGCCTTTCACCTACCCAG gCACGAAGAACACCCCTCTTCAAATCACAGCAATGGTGCTCAGTCTAGGCTACTTCATCTTTGACATGGCCTGGTGCGTGTACTTCCAGACTGAGGGTCTGGTAATGCTTGCCCACCACACCATGAGCATTCTGGGTATTCTGCTGACCTTGTGGCTGGGTGAGTCGGGCATCGAGTCATGCGCCGTGATCTTTGGCAGCGAGATCACCAACCCGCTGCTGCAGACCCGCTGGTTCCTGAAGCACTCTGGCCGCTACAACACTTTCCTGGGTGACTTTGTGGACGTCCTGTTCGTGCTCTTGTTTGTCATTATGCGAGTATTCGTGGGCGGCGCCATGCTGTACTGCGAGCTGATCTCACCCAGGCCAAAGTTCATTATCAAGTGTGGTGGCGTGGCTATGTACGTCTTATCATGGGTGTTCGTGGCTGATATTTTCCGTTTTGCATACCGTAAAAGCAGTGTGAAATTCCAGCACTGGAAGAATCCTGTGCAAGTACGTGCTGATATCAACGGCCAAGAAATTAAAAGGGACTAA